One Elephas maximus indicus isolate mEleMax1 chromosome X, mEleMax1 primary haplotype, whole genome shotgun sequence DNA segment encodes these proteins:
- the PLAC1 gene encoding placenta-specific protein 1, protein MKVFKLILLTFVFSSCNGQNPVTVLCSIDWFMVTVHPFVLNNDVFVHFSELHLGQGCPANYVQPYAYQFTYRVTECGIRAKVVSQDTVIYSTEMHYASRGTSLKYVIPVSCAAPQHSPWLTTPCPVGLAHGSAVTTQDDEAPCEVFELSQPRQRRPICDCPPCVFREEEGTQAERPQAEAQEANPEQSPYFVDMSEDWSLRSDDLIESM, encoded by the coding sequence ATGAAAGTCTTCAAGTTGATCCTCCTCACCTTTGTATTTTCATCCTGCAATGGACAAAATCCAGTGACTGTGCTGTGCTCCATAGACTGGTTCATGGTCACTGTGCACCCCTTCGTGTTAAACAACGATGTGTTTGTGCACTTCAGTGAGTTACATTTGGGCCAGGGTTGCCCTGCCAATTATGTTCAGCCATACGCCTACCAGTTCACCTACCGCGTTACTGAATGTGGCATCAGGGCCAAGGTTGTCTCTCAGGACACGGTTATCTATAGCACCGAGATGCACTATGCTTCAAGGGGCACGTCATTGAAGTACGTGATCCCAGTGTCGTGCGCTGCTCCCCAGCATTCGCCGTGGCTTACTACGCCCTGCCCTGTGGGTTTAGCCCACGGGAGTGCGGTCACAACCCAGGATGATGAGGCACCCTGTGAGGTCTTTGAATTGTCACAGCCCAGGCAAAGAAGGCCCATCTGTGATTGTCCACCTTGTGTCTTCCGTGAAGAAGAGGGGACGCAGGCTGAGCGTCCCCAAGCAGAGGCTCAGGAGGCCAATCCTGAGCAGTCACCTTACTTTGTTGATATGTCTGAAGATTGGTCTCTTCGCTCGGATGACCTGATTGAGTCCATGTAA